The following are from one region of the Acanthopagrus latus isolate v.2019 chromosome 2, fAcaLat1.1, whole genome shotgun sequence genome:
- the LOC119030719 gene encoding uncharacterized protein LOC119030719 yields MASSTKNAFTGWKFRHCFVSKAEKGNNITVQCKLCLPSVKMLSSSKDSTSNLKKHLQRKHSRHLLLTKEDTSQSEMNPVESEHGQETLRVPHKQLKLDLGQRISQTAVSTLILEFVIDDVQSFSLVEQPSFKKLIEGISGGKTVMCRKTLVQRIEKEFAVMKETLIATLQKVTNVCTTADLWTAHNRSFFGMTCHWIEEETMERKSAALACARVKGRHTFDVLAAKICEIHAEYKVQHKVRATVTDNGSNFVKAFREFETTEEAAPDEFDDGIRFMDMDAVLEMEGDEELHFFLPPHQRCAAHTLNLIATNEVDKAASKGPSRKVYRSAMGKCAAIWNKAHRSSAAAEAVEDIANMKVCVPCVTRWSSEYMAISKLIGLTQDQLDDICGRLGVSRLHPHEMTFLKEYVAVLQPLAQSIDLLQGEKKCYLGFLIPTILSLKSKLSDKLLHATYTANIITAVTEALDSRFGTVLSSHEAKMATTTMPKFRLCWLSPEKKEEMCKTVIQEATSLESKAPPAAEVNISSENDGSDEEFFVFGKTNRADKSTAEEEVRRFLDDSVKTMDSLHAFPLIKRLFMKYNTTLPSSAPVERLFSYGGNVLTSSRNRMSDDHMEQVLLLRYNRKFYPKLYFD; encoded by the exons ATGGCATCGAGCACTAAAAATGCTTTCACTGGATGGAAATTTCGCCATTGCTTTGTTTCTAAAGCCGAAAAGGGGAACAACATCACTGTACAGTGCAAGCTATGCcttccatctgtgaaaatgttgtcatcGTCCAAGGACTCGACATccaatttaaagaaacatttacag AGGAAGCATTCAAGACATTTACTTCTGACCAAAGAAGATACAAGTCAGTCGGAGATGAATCCTGTTGAATCTGAACATGGACAAGAGACCTTGCGTGTTCCCCATAAACAACTAAAACTTGATCTTGGGCAGAGAATATCCCAGACTGCAGTCAGTACACTGATATTGGAATTTGTGATCGACGATGTCCAGTCTTTCTCCTTGGTGGAACAACCTTCGTTTAAAAAGCTCATCGAGGGGATCAGTGGTGGCAAAACAGTCATGTGCAGAAAGACTCTAGTTCAGCGTATTGAGAAGGAATTTGCTGTCATGAAAGAAACCTtgattgcaactcttcagaaaGTGACAAATGTGTGCACAACAGCAGATTTATGGACTGCACACAACAGAAGTTTCTTTGGTATGACATGCCACTGGATTGAGGAGGAAACGATGGAGAGGAAATCTGCAGCACTGGCCTGTGCACGAGTGAAGGGACGGCATACCTTCGATGTCCTTGCTGCAAAAATCTGTGAAATACATGCAGAGTACAAAGTACAACACAAAGTAAGGGCCACAGTTACAGATAACGGGAGTAACTTTGTGAAGGCTTTCCGTGAATTTGAAACCACTGAGGAGGCAGCACCAGACGAGTTCGATGATGGAATACGGTTCATGGATATGGATGCAGttctggagatggagggagatgaggagcttcattttttccttccccctcaTCAAAGATGTGCTGCTCACACGCTCAACCTGATAGCCACTAATGAGGTGGATAAAGCAGCATCAAAAGGACCATCCCGCAAAGTGTACCGAAGTGCAATGGGAAAGTGTGCTGCCATATGGAACAAAGCACACAGgtcatcagcagctgcagaagcaGTGGAAGATATTGCCAACATGAAGGTTTGTGTTCCATGTGTAACAAGATGGAGCTCTGAATATATGGCTATTTCCAAACTGATTGGACTCACGCAAGATCAGCTGGACGACATCTGCGGAAGGCTCGGAGTGAGCAGACTGCACCCTCATGAGATGACTTTTCTTAAGGAATATGTAGCTGTGTTACAGCCACTTGCTCAATCCATTGATCTTCTACAGGGTGAGAAAAAGTGCTACCTTGGATTCCTCATTCCAACAATCTTAAGCCTCAAATCTAAGCTGTCTGACAAATTGCTACATGCAACCTACACAGCAAACATCATTACTGCAGTTACTGAGGCACTTGACAGTCGCTTCGGTACCGTCCTGAGCAGCCATGAAGCAAAAATGGCAACAACCACCATGCCCAAATTTCGCTTGTGTTGGCTTTCtccagaaaagaaagaggaaatgtgcAAAACAGTGATTCAGGAGGCAACATCTTTGGAATCCAAAgcacctcctgcagctgaagtgAATATCAGCTCTGAAAATGATGGATCAGACGAggagttttttgtgtttgggaAGACAAACAGGGCTGataaaagcacagcagaggaagaagtcCGGCGGTTCCTCGATGATAGTGTGAAAACCATGGATTCCCTACATGCATTTCCCTTGATTAAGCGGCTCTTCATGAAGTACAATACTACACTGCCTTCTAGTGCTCCAGTTGAACGTCTGTTCAGTTATGGAGGAAATGTACTGACTTCCTCTCGTAACAGAATGTCAGATGATCACATGGAGCAAGTCCTCCTCCTTCGCTACAACAGAAAGTTCTACCCAAAGCTATAttttgactga